In Desulfurellaceae bacterium, the sequence TTATTGACATGAACCGGGTCGAGTGGCTGGTGACCCGGGATCATGTCATTCTGGACGGCCCGCAGACACCCGGCCTGACCAAGGGTATTTTTCAGCTCAGGCGCAAACCCGGCATGTCGCTGGCCGACTTTCGTCAGTACTGGGTCGAGGTCCACGGGCCGATTGTGAAGCGGCTGCCCGGCCTGCGTCGCTATGTCCAGTGCCATACCGTTGACGCCGCCTACCAGTACGCCGAACCGCGCTGGGACGGGGTGGCCCAGCTGTGGCTGGACAGCCCCGAGGCGTATCAGGCCATGCTCGACTCCGACGAGTTTCAAAACGAATCGTGGCCGGACGGGGGCAAGTTTCTCGACCTGGACCTGGCGGTCAGCTTTGTCGCCCAGGAACATCAGGTCAAATGGGAATGAGCAGCAATGCTGGGTGTTGAACGCGGCAGGCTGAAGGCAAGACGCCAGGACACGCTCGTCCGGCGTCATGGGGGTTCTGCTTTGTCCCTTTCGCTCTTGACACCTTCTTTTCTTCCCCCTGAGCAGGAGCCTCAGAGGATCGTCCCGGATGAGGAGCACCCATGTGGCGGGTAGGCGTCGACGTTGGCGGAACATTTACCGACCTGTTTGGCTGGGAGGAAACAACCGGTGAGCGTGTCACGGCCAAGGTCCTGACCACGCCGTGGGACCGCTCGGTTGGTGTCATTGAGGCGGTCAAAAAGGCCGCCCGCGATTCGCTCGAAGCGGTTGAGCAATCGGACCTTCCATTTGACCAGATCTCCTGCCTGATCCATGGCACCACCACCGCGACCAATGCCCTGATTGAACGCTCGTACCCAGATCCGGCCCTGGTCACCACCCAAGGCTTTCGGGATACCATCGAAATTGGGCGGCAGCATCGCAAAGACCTGTACGACCCCTATCAGGTCAAACCCAAGCCCCTCATCAGGCGCCGCTATCGCTATACCGTCCCGCAACGCACGAATGTCAAGGGCGAAGTAGAACGCCCGCTCGATACACTGGCCGCGCGGCAGATTGCCGAGAAAATCAAGGCGGAAGGTATCCGCTCCATTGCCGTGTGTTTCCTCAATTCCTATGTCAACACCGACCATGAGCGGCAGATGCGTGACATCCTGCTCGAACACATGCCTGATGCGCATATTATGCTGTCGGGCGAGACGCGGCCCTTGTTTCGTGAGCACGGCCGCTTTGTCACCACCGCGGTCAGCGCCGCGCTCAAGCCGGTGATGGGAGCCTATTTCGATCATCTCCTGGAACGCCTCACCCGCCAAGGCTTTCAGGGCTCCTTGCTGATTCTCAAAAGCAGCGGCGGCGTCATCGGCGTTGATCTGGCCAAGGAGCACCCGGAAGAACTGCTGGAGTCCGGGCCGGCCGGTGGGGTTGCCTATGCCGGCTATCTGGCCGAGGCCATACACGAGCGTCACATGATTTGCGCGGACATGGGCGGGACGAGCTTTGATGTCTCGATTGTCGAAGAGGGCAAGGGGCTCGTTACTCGCGAGTATGAACTCGAATTTGAGCTCCCGATCATCCTCCCCATGCTCGATATCCACAGCGTGGGTGCCGGCGGCGGCTCGGTCGGCTGGGTAGATGGCGGCGGCTCGCTCCGGGTGGGGCCGCGTAGCGCCGGCTCACAACCTGGGCCGGCCTGCTATGGCAACGGGGGGAACGAACCGACGATTACAGACGCCAACCTGCTGCTTGGCCGCCTGGAGCCGACCCTGGGAGGGAAGATCAATCTGGACCGGCGAGCGGCTGAACAGGCGGTGCGCACCGTTGCTGAGCAACTGGGCCTGTCGGTGGTCGAGACCGCCGACGCCATGATCCAGATCAGCTGTGAGATTATGGCCCAGGCTGTCAAAAAGGTCATTATCAATAGAG encodes:
- a CDS encoding EthD family reductase codes for the protein MIHLLYFITRKASLGEAEFHRYWRDTHGPIAAKIPQLVRYEQSHRIPFADTNSSYDGAAEVWLEDEAAFQALRETPEYVDGALADEPNFIDMNRVEWLVTRDHVILDGPQTPGLTKGIFQLRRKPGMSLADFRQYWVEVHGPIVKRLPGLRRYVQCHTVDAAYQYAEPRWDGVAQLWLDSPEAYQAMLDSDEFQNESWPDGGKFLDLDLAVSFVAQEHQVKWE
- a CDS encoding hydantoinase/oxoprolinase family protein, producing MWRVGVDVGGTFTDLFGWEETTGERVTAKVLTTPWDRSVGVIEAVKKAARDSLEAVEQSDLPFDQISCLIHGTTTATNALIERSYPDPALVTTQGFRDTIEIGRQHRKDLYDPYQVKPKPLIRRRYRYTVPQRTNVKGEVERPLDTLAARQIAEKIKAEGIRSIAVCFLNSYVNTDHERQMRDILLEHMPDAHIMLSGETRPLFREHGRFVTTAVSAALKPVMGAYFDHLLERLTRQGFQGSLLILKSSGGVIGVDLAKEHPEELLESGPAGGVAYAGYLAEAIHERHMICADMGGTSFDVSIVEEGKGLVTREYELEFELPIILPMLDIHSVGAGGGSVGWVDGGGSLRVGPRSAGSQPGPACYGNGGNEPTITDANLLLGRLEPTLGGKINLDRRAAEQAVRTVAEQLGLSVVETADAMIQISCEIMAQAVKKVIINRGRDPRDFVLTSFGGAGPMHACFVARAMNIPKVIVPAAAGVASAFGATVMDVRQDVEQFLYAPLGEVDLDRLNRVYAELERTARSLLARDNVSAENVLINRTAQMRYVGQTYELETPIPGRALTEDALVSIGETFHAVHKQEHGVSSDIFDPAFVSLSVAATAPTAALPPYKSVAAGNVVAMKNSRPVYFSGEWIACPIYNGQILPPGTEIQGPAILEYLDSVAVLPPGTQATIDTHGNLIIHGER